The following proteins come from a genomic window of Natronosalvus vescus:
- a CDS encoding S9 family peptidase, protein MVRDVRPYLSARGTRGPSITSDGRLAFRTDTTGTMQIWILEEPQGWPTQRTFYDERVSFVSWSPTGDAIAFGKDTGADEHDQLFRLDPDDGTIEQLTDRPDAIHSWGGWSPEGNRIAFTANRRDAAHFDVYVMAVDDRPTTDEAHNRAITGVENDPTLVYEGEGRIHVADWSPDGDRLLVGKAHASSDDDLFVVDVATGEGRHVTPHEGHVRYGHPTFGPDGSAVYCVSDANADTMELVRIDVESLDVETVFDGGEWSVDEFAFDAATGRLAFARNVDGYAEVQAGRLVSPAAVATTEVEIPEGVASDLTIGSGGDRLAMTVSATDLNYSIYLVDLADALVGNATERNILEGNAPEGNTPEAERWTVPSAGGIPLERYHTPDLIRYETFDDREIPAFFTLPDDAKGESGETPVIVDIHGGPHSQRRPSWRNRPIRQYFLDSGFALFEPNVRGSSGYGREYAALDDVEKRMDSVRDVAAGVEWLRDHPAIDGDSIVCYGRSYGGFMVLACITEYPDLWAAAVDFVGIADWITFLENTGDYRRSHREAEYGSLEDDRAFLESISPIHKVDRIECPLFVQHGVNDPRVPVGEARQIADAVAEQGIPVETCLFEDEGHHTTKLENRVEQFERIAAFLEEHV, encoded by the coding sequence ATGGTACGGGATGTTCGACCCTATCTGAGCGCTCGCGGGACGAGGGGGCCGTCGATCACGTCGGACGGTCGGTTAGCGTTCCGCACGGACACGACGGGGACGATGCAAATCTGGATCCTCGAGGAGCCACAGGGGTGGCCGACCCAGCGGACGTTCTACGACGAGCGCGTGTCGTTCGTCTCGTGGTCGCCCACGGGCGACGCGATCGCGTTCGGGAAGGACACCGGCGCAGACGAGCACGACCAGCTGTTCCGGCTCGATCCCGACGACGGGACGATCGAGCAGTTGACGGATCGACCGGATGCGATCCACTCGTGGGGCGGTTGGAGCCCCGAGGGCAATCGGATCGCCTTCACCGCCAACCGTCGCGACGCCGCGCACTTCGACGTGTACGTGATGGCAGTCGACGATCGGCCGACAACCGATGAGGCTCACAATCGAGCGATAACCGGTGTCGAGAACGATCCGACACTCGTGTACGAAGGCGAGGGACGGATCCACGTCGCAGACTGGAGCCCGGATGGCGACCGTCTGCTCGTCGGCAAAGCTCACGCGAGCTCCGACGACGACCTCTTCGTTGTCGACGTCGCGACCGGTGAGGGTCGACACGTCACGCCCCACGAGGGGCACGTGCGCTACGGCCATCCGACGTTCGGCCCCGACGGATCCGCGGTCTACTGCGTGAGCGACGCGAACGCCGACACGATGGAACTCGTTCGGATCGACGTCGAGTCACTCGACGTCGAGACGGTGTTCGACGGGGGCGAGTGGAGCGTCGACGAGTTCGCCTTCGACGCCGCCACCGGGCGACTCGCCTTCGCGCGAAACGTGGACGGCTACGCCGAGGTACAGGCGGGTCGGCTGGTGTCCCCTGCGGCGGTCGCCACCACCGAGGTTGAGATCCCTGAGGGCGTCGCGTCCGACCTGACGATCGGTTCCGGGGGTGATCGGTTGGCGATGACCGTTTCCGCGACCGATCTGAACTACTCCATTTACCTCGTCGACCTGGCTGATGCGCTGGTGGGGAACGCGACCGAACGGAATATCCTCGAGGGGAACGCGCCTGAGGGAAACACGCCAGAGGCTGAGCGCTGGACGGTTCCCTCCGCCGGCGGAATCCCGCTCGAGCGATACCACACGCCCGACCTGATCCGCTACGAGACGTTCGACGACCGGGAGATTCCGGCGTTCTTCACCCTCCCCGATGACGCCAAGGGCGAGTCAGGGGAGACGCCGGTGATCGTCGACATCCACGGCGGCCCCCACTCCCAGCGCCGCCCGTCCTGGCGGAATCGTCCCATCAGACAGTACTTCCTCGATTCCGGTTTCGCCCTCTTCGAACCGAACGTTCGGGGCTCCTCAGGCTACGGCCGCGAGTACGCCGCACTCGACGACGTGGAAAAGCGCATGGATTCGGTTCGCGACGTCGCGGCTGGCGTCGAGTGGCTCCGCGATCATCCGGCGATCGACGGCGACTCGATCGTCTGCTACGGGCGCTCCTACGGCGGGTTCATGGTGCTCGCGTGCATCACCGAGTACCCCGACCTGTGGGCGGCCGCCGTCGACTTCGTCGGCATCGCCGACTGGATCACGTTCCTCGAGAACACCGGCGACTACCGGCGCTCTCACCGCGAGGCCGAGTACGGCTCGCTCGAGGACGACCGGGCGTTCCTCGAGTCGATCAGTCCCATTCACAAGGTCGACCGCATCGAGTGCCCGCTGTTCGTCCAACACGGCGTGAACGACCCCCGTGTGCCGGTGGGCGAAGCACGACAGATCGCTGACGCCGTCGCAGAACAGGGTATCCCCGTCGAAACGTGTCTCTTCGAGGACGAGGGCCACCACACAACTAAACTCGAGAACCGGGTCGAGCAGTTCGAACGGATCGCCGCCTTCCTCGAGGAGCACGTGTAG
- a CDS encoding CBS domain-containing protein: MPIENLARSDVITASVDEPASELATMMDDEDIGSVVITDGNEPVGIVTDRDLAVRVVAAGDDPTEVTAEAVMSTDLCTIDQGDGFYQATELMSEHGIRRLPVVDSDGELTGIITSDDLNELLADEHQQLAGVIQAQRPSY, encoded by the coding sequence ATGCCAATCGAAAATCTCGCACGGAGCGATGTCATCACGGCGTCCGTAGACGAACCGGCCAGCGAACTCGCGACGATGATGGACGACGAGGACATCGGCAGCGTCGTGATCACCGACGGCAACGAGCCCGTTGGCATCGTCACGGATCGCGACCTGGCGGTGCGAGTCGTCGCCGCGGGTGACGACCCGACGGAAGTAACCGCCGAAGCCGTCATGTCGACGGATCTGTGTACGATAGACCAGGGTGACGGCTTTTACCAGGCAACCGAACTGATGAGCGAACACGGCATTCGTCGACTTCCCGTCGTGGATTCTGACGGTGAACTGACCGGGATCATCACGAGTGACGACCTGAACGAACTGCTCGCCGACGAACACCAGCAACTCGCCGGCGTCATCCAGGCACAGCGCCCCTCCTACTGA
- a CDS encoding FxsA family protein, which produces MLRWILALLFIPFLDAVLLAIVVSQYDVLGWVGMVALVVLTGLIGMLLVRAEGRRTLRKTQQSLAAGKPPTNQLLDGGLLIAAGAFLLTPGLVTDAIGFLLVLPPTRIPIRMALKRFIIVPYLDKQTDGLASGVVWTSGFPDDSSGDGGSARASWAGGTSSSAGGFTVGTARGEHSDGSDDTVDLGEDAYTVDTGHEETRDTRFDLEDDEDDRDDTGDATAR; this is translated from the coding sequence ATGCTTCGGTGGATCCTCGCGTTGTTGTTCATCCCGTTTCTCGACGCGGTGTTGCTCGCCATCGTCGTCTCCCAGTACGACGTGCTAGGGTGGGTCGGGATGGTCGCACTGGTCGTCCTGACCGGCCTCATCGGGATGTTACTCGTACGGGCCGAAGGCCGCAGAACGCTCCGGAAGACACAACAGTCGCTGGCAGCGGGGAAGCCACCGACGAACCAGCTCCTCGACGGTGGATTGTTGATCGCCGCTGGCGCGTTCCTGCTGACGCCGGGGCTGGTAACGGACGCCATCGGCTTCCTGCTCGTACTCCCGCCGACGCGGATTCCCATCCGGATGGCGCTCAAGCGGTTCATCATCGTCCCCTACCTCGACAAACAGACCGACGGCCTCGCCAGCGGCGTCGTCTGGACGAGCGGCTTCCCGGACGACTCGAGCGGAGACGGGGGATCCGCCCGCGCCTCGTGGGCCGGCGGCACCTCGAGTTCCGCCGGTGGTTTTACGGTGGGAACCGCTCGAGGGGAGCACAGCGACGGATCCGACGACACCGTCGACCTCGGCGAAGACGCCTACACGGTCGATACCGGGCACGAAGAGACCAGGGATACACGGTTCGATCTCGAGGACGATGAGGACGACCGTGACGACACCGGCGACGCCACCGCTCGCTAG
- a CDS encoding DUF255 domain-containing protein has protein sequence MEDVTRVEWREWGTTAFDEAAERDVPVLLSLTATWCDHCHEMDAETYAVPTLAANVNDGFVPVRVDVDRQPRVRDRYNMGGFPSTVFLAPDGSLLTGAGYLGQDGLRQVLESVRTMWQEKGADAGTIPRPLRDTETPSGSLTADVERQMLGQLTDSYDEVAGGWGEQPKFPLPDALEFALKRDREMALRSFDAVSANLLDEHEGGFYRFATERNWSGIQHEKLLDSNAALVRAFANAYLYTGADTYRQPAERTIEYLTTTLWTTGDTTDADGAAEEETTGTRGAFAGSQAPGDPAAYTLEASDREATAEPPVDGTVFAGANALAVDALCTYHAYTDDERVRRYAERALTTLREELLENGVVVHHRTPRGEGADETDTNTEPDNVIERGLLADQARVLQALTTARAVLGEGTVEEAVAVAEATVDRLRDGDSFVDGPADGAGLLERPLRPLNTNVELADALLDLAAITGDDRYETIARETLEAFAGASDRFNVQVARYASVTTRVLEGTLVIRVGSPAGSDLHRAACRIADHEKVVVPDASDVQDGEAVATMGDRSTAPVTTPAELSEQLATLLSA, from the coding sequence ATGGAAGACGTCACGCGGGTCGAGTGGCGCGAGTGGGGGACAACGGCGTTCGACGAGGCAGCCGAGCGCGATGTCCCGGTCTTGCTCTCGCTCACGGCGACCTGGTGCGATCACTGCCACGAGATGGATGCCGAAACGTACGCCGTCCCGACGCTGGCGGCGAACGTCAACGATGGGTTCGTCCCGGTTCGCGTCGACGTGGATCGCCAGCCACGCGTGCGCGACCGGTACAACATGGGCGGCTTTCCGTCGACGGTCTTTCTCGCTCCGGACGGCTCGCTGTTGACTGGCGCCGGCTATCTGGGACAGGATGGATTGCGACAGGTGCTCGAGAGCGTTCGCACCATGTGGCAGGAGAAGGGAGCCGACGCGGGAACGATTCCGCGTCCGCTCCGGGACACCGAGACGCCGTCGGGGTCGCTGACGGCCGACGTCGAACGACAGATGCTCGGCCAGCTCACCGACAGCTACGACGAGGTTGCCGGCGGGTGGGGTGAGCAGCCGAAGTTCCCGCTGCCGGACGCCCTCGAGTTCGCGCTCAAGCGCGACCGGGAGATGGCGTTACGATCGTTCGACGCCGTCTCGGCGAACCTGCTCGACGAACACGAGGGCGGGTTCTATCGGTTTGCCACCGAGCGAAACTGGTCGGGGATCCAGCACGAGAAGCTGCTCGATTCGAACGCAGCGCTCGTGCGGGCGTTCGCGAACGCCTACCTCTACACGGGAGCCGACACCTACCGCCAGCCGGCCGAGCGAACGATCGAGTACCTGACGACGACGCTCTGGACGACTGGCGATACGACTGATGCTGACGGAGCTGCTGAGGAGGAGACGACCGGTACCCGAGGCGCGTTCGCCGGCAGTCAGGCGCCAGGCGATCCAGCGGCATACACCCTCGAGGCCAGCGACCGGGAGGCCACCGCGGAACCGCCAGTGGACGGGACTGTTTTCGCGGGCGCGAACGCACTGGCCGTCGACGCGCTCTGTACCTACCACGCCTACACCGACGACGAACGCGTGCGTCGATACGCCGAGCGTGCCCTGACCACACTTCGGGAGGAACTGCTCGAGAACGGCGTCGTCGTGCACCACCGAACCCCACGGGGCGAGGGTGCTGATGAGACGGACACGAACACGGAACCCGATAATGTGATCGAACGCGGCCTCCTCGCCGACCAGGCGCGCGTGCTCCAGGCGCTGACGACCGCTCGAGCTGTTCTCGGCGAGGGGACGGTCGAGGAGGCGGTAGCCGTCGCGGAGGCGACCGTCGATCGGCTTCGCGACGGGGACTCGTTCGTCGACGGGCCGGCCGACGGTGCGGGTCTGCTCGAGCGTCCGCTACGGCCGCTGAACACGAACGTCGAACTGGCCGACGCGCTCCTCGATCTGGCGGCCATCACGGGCGACGATCGATACGAGACGATCGCTCGCGAAACCCTCGAGGCGTTCGCCGGCGCGAGCGATCGGTTCAACGTCCAGGTCGCCCGGTATGCGAGCGTGACGACGCGCGTGCTTGAGGGAACGCTAGTGATCCGCGTCGGATCGCCTGCCGGCTCCGATCTCCACCGGGCGGCCTGCCGGATCGCCGATCACGAGAAAGTCGTCGTCCCAGACGCTTCCGACGTCCAGGATGGCGAGGCGGTCGCCACTATGGGGGATCGATCGACCGCACCTGTGACAACGCCCGCCGAGTTGAGCGAGCAGCTTGCAACGTTGCTGTCGGCGTAA
- a CDS encoding TrmB family transcriptional regulator, translating to MATLRDLGLSEYEARAYRALLNTGPTTAKELSRASDVPMGRIYDVLNSIEQYNLVRSQTASRPKKYVAVEPATALDRLLDDKKRELEEKADQYESIVDDLAAELDAAEPVEEQFWTAAVGPDETIDLLLERLAAADRNIVMVAADPSPQIDIRTVGDDVLATLEAALDRGVSVNVLMSRSLVNALSPRVGRRYQEALQERSDFDVRTNDDVTGSFNVIDDVEVVIQVPNPLGSGEAFGMIDLKDPEFAADVHEEFLPRWEAATPLTF from the coding sequence ATGGCCACGTTACGGGATCTCGGACTCTCTGAGTACGAAGCACGGGCGTACCGGGCACTGCTCAACACCGGCCCCACAACCGCAAAAGAGTTGTCCCGCGCGAGCGACGTCCCGATGGGGCGCATTTACGACGTGCTCAACAGCATCGAACAGTACAATCTGGTGCGTAGTCAGACCGCCAGCCGACCCAAAAAGTACGTCGCCGTCGAGCCCGCGACGGCGCTCGACCGGCTGCTGGACGACAAAAAACGCGAACTCGAGGAGAAAGCAGATCAGTACGAGTCCATCGTCGACGACCTGGCTGCGGAACTCGACGCGGCCGAGCCGGTCGAAGAGCAGTTCTGGACGGCCGCCGTCGGCCCCGATGAGACGATCGACCTGTTGCTCGAGCGCCTCGCTGCCGCCGACCGGAACATCGTGATGGTGGCGGCCGACCCCTCGCCGCAGATCGACATCCGAACGGTCGGCGACGACGTGCTGGCGACGCTCGAGGCGGCGCTCGACCGCGGCGTGTCGGTGAACGTCCTTATGAGCCGCAGTCTGGTGAATGCACTCTCGCCGAGGGTGGGCCGGCGCTATCAGGAAGCGTTGCAGGAACGATCGGATTTCGACGTGCGGACGAACGACGACGTGACCGGCTCGTTCAACGTGATCGACGACGTCGAGGTCGTCATCCAGGTACCGAACCCGCTGGGATCGGGCGAGGCCTTCGGGATGATCGATCTGAAGGATCCGGAGTTCGCCGCGGACGTCCACGAGGAGTTTTTACCGCGGTGGGAAGCGGCGACGCCGTTGACGTTTTGA
- a CDS encoding DUF7344 domain-containing protein has translation MKPQTKHPQNTAPATVEITPTHLFGAFAEERRQFTLSYLAQKPAAIHIGDLGEYIALKEDTPSFDWYQRILVDLHHRHLPYLCDFGLVRYDEETELVSLAIDRHVIDPYLKLAEQGE, from the coding sequence ATGAAGCCACAAACCAAGCATCCGCAGAACACAGCACCTGCGACCGTCGAGATCACCCCCACCCACCTGTTCGGGGCCTTTGCGGAGGAACGACGCCAGTTTACGCTCTCGTATCTCGCACAGAAGCCGGCGGCAATCCACATCGGCGATCTCGGCGAATACATCGCCCTGAAAGAGGACACCCCGTCCTTCGACTGGTACCAGCGCATCCTCGTCGATTTACATCACCGGCACCTGCCGTACCTGTGTGATTTCGGCCTCGTTCGATACGACGAGGAAACCGAACTCGTCTCGCTTGCGATCGACCGACACGTGATCGACCCGTACCTGAAACTCGCCGAACAGGGCGAGTAG
- the hmgA gene encoding hydroxymethylglutaryl-CoA reductase (NADPH): MTNAETLADRVRSGELRLHELEEHADHDTAAAARRHLLETDTGVDLETVGDYAFDAEVADSAIENMIGAAQVPMGVVGPVTVNGGAASGQYHLPLATTEGALLASVNRGLSVIESAGGASARVTKNGMTRAPVFRVDGVVEAAETVEWVGENLEALREAAESTTSHGKLLDVEPYVVGDSVFLRFAYDTKDAMGMNMATIATGEACAVVEEHTPASLVALSGNLCSDKKPAAINAVEGRGRSVTADVVIPGEVVEERLHTTADAIAEANTRKNLIGSAKAGSLGFNAHAANVIGAAFLATGQDEAQVVEGANTITTMDARPNDGDEGSADLYASVSLASLEVGTVGGGTKLPTQSEALEILGLRGGGDPAGSNADALAEVFAVGALAGELSLLAALASRHLASAHADLGR; this comes from the coding sequence ATGACCAACGCCGAAACCCTCGCCGACCGCGTCCGGTCGGGGGAGTTGCGACTGCACGAACTCGAGGAACACGCCGACCACGACACCGCCGCGGCGGCCCGTCGGCACCTGCTCGAGACCGACACCGGCGTCGATCTCGAGACGGTCGGCGACTACGCCTTCGACGCCGAAGTGGCCGACTCGGCCATCGAGAACATGATCGGCGCGGCCCAGGTACCGATGGGCGTCGTCGGCCCGGTGACCGTTAACGGCGGGGCCGCGAGCGGGCAGTATCACCTCCCCCTGGCGACGACCGAAGGAGCCCTGCTGGCCTCCGTCAACCGGGGGCTGTCGGTGATCGAATCGGCCGGCGGTGCGAGCGCCCGCGTGACGAAAAACGGGATGACTCGAGCCCCCGTCTTCCGGGTCGACGGCGTCGTCGAAGCCGCCGAAACCGTCGAGTGGGTGGGCGAGAACCTCGAGGCCCTGCGCGAGGCCGCGGAGTCGACGACGAGCCACGGGAAGTTGCTCGACGTCGAACCGTACGTCGTCGGCGATTCGGTCTTTCTGCGGTTCGCCTACGACACGAAGGACGCGATGGGGATGAACATGGCCACGATCGCTACCGGCGAAGCGTGTGCGGTCGTCGAGGAGCACACGCCCGCCTCGCTGGTCGCCCTCTCGGGCAACCTCTGTTCGGACAAGAAACCGGCGGCGATCAACGCCGTCGAGGGTCGGGGCCGATCGGTCACCGCCGACGTCGTCATCCCCGGCGAGGTCGTCGAAGAGCGCCTCCACACCACCGCCGACGCCATCGCGGAGGCCAACACCCGGAAGAACCTCATAGGAAGCGCCAAGGCGGGCAGCCTGGGGTTCAACGCCCACGCGGCCAACGTCATCGGCGCGGCCTTCCTCGCGACGGGGCAGGACGAAGCCCAGGTCGTGGAGGGGGCGAACACGATCACGACGATGGACGCCCGGCCGAACGACGGGGACGAGGGGTCGGCCGACCTCTACGCCTCCGTCTCCCTCGCCTCCCTCGAGGTCGGTACCGTCGGCGGCGGCACGAAACTCCCGACCCAGTCCGAGGCGCTCGAGATTCTGGGCCTGCGCGGCGGGGGCGACCCCGCCGGCAGCAACGCCGACGCCCTCGCGGAGGTGTTCGCGGTGGGCGCGCTCGCGGGCGAACTCTCCCTGCTGGCGGCGCTGGCCTCGCGCCATCTCGCGAGTGCGCACGCGGATCTGGGCCGGTAG
- a CDS encoding MFS transporter, with amino-acid sequence MSLEESPTETDGADPFDAWRQFFALERDVIVLSLAMFAFSLGFQMTNRYMAEYMVALGATGIAVGLFGTFGNVISAVYPYPGGAISDRIGSRYALTAFGFLATVGFGIWLAAPLLSGIAVGPVELSIVAIFVGLVFAQAWKSFGLGATYAIVKQAVPPAQLAAGFASTESFRRTAFLVGPLIAAIIFAPFTGAADDVVLAFQLILVVAIVFGVLGTLVQHQLYDSSEDSFGKEFEGVAQIKRDLREMPAELRPLLVGDTLVRFANGMVYIFFVLVVTDFLAVGLSLPVALPLVGDSLSPPAFFGLLLSLEMAVALLVMIPAAKLAERVGLKPIVAMGFLVYAVFPIMLISVPEGGIGALTTAGVLALLFAFSGLRFAGLPAHKALIVGPAEMGAGGRVTGSYYLLRNLIVIPSAALGGVLWEGISNPFTGEELITGDPVLAFSIATVIGLLGTAYFLLFGKEFEAYK; translated from the coding sequence ATGAGTCTCGAGGAGTCGCCCACCGAAACGGACGGGGCAGACCCGTTCGACGCCTGGCGGCAATTTTTCGCGCTCGAGCGGGACGTTATCGTCCTCTCGCTGGCGATGTTCGCGTTCAGTCTCGGTTTCCAGATGACCAATCGCTACATGGCCGAGTACATGGTAGCGCTGGGGGCGACCGGCATCGCCGTTGGCCTCTTCGGCACGTTCGGGAACGTAATCAGCGCCGTCTACCCGTATCCGGGCGGGGCGATCTCCGATCGCATCGGCTCGCGGTATGCCCTCACCGCGTTCGGCTTTCTCGCGACGGTCGGCTTCGGCATCTGGCTCGCCGCCCCGCTCCTCTCGGGAATCGCGGTCGGTCCGGTCGAGCTCTCGATCGTCGCCATCTTCGTTGGCCTCGTCTTCGCTCAAGCCTGGAAATCGTTCGGGCTCGGGGCGACCTACGCCATCGTCAAACAGGCCGTCCCGCCGGCACAGCTGGCTGCCGGCTTCGCGAGCACCGAGAGCTTCCGGCGCACCGCCTTCCTCGTCGGCCCGCTGATCGCCGCCATCATCTTCGCGCCGTTCACCGGCGCCGCCGACGACGTCGTGCTCGCCTTCCAGCTCATCCTCGTCGTCGCCATCGTCTTCGGTGTCCTCGGCACGCTCGTCCAGCACCAGCTGTACGACTCGAGCGAAGACTCCTTCGGCAAGGAGTTCGAGGGGGTCGCCCAGATCAAACGGGATCTTCGCGAGATGCCCGCAGAACTCCGTCCGCTGCTCGTCGGGGACACCCTCGTCCGCTTCGCGAACGGGATGGTCTACATCTTCTTCGTCCTCGTCGTCACCGACTTCCTCGCGGTCGGCCTCTCCCTCCCCGTCGCGCTCCCGCTCGTCGGCGATTCCCTCTCGCCGCCGGCGTTTTTCGGCCTGCTGTTGAGCCTCGAGATGGCCGTCGCGCTGCTCGTGATGATTCCAGCGGCCAAACTCGCCGAACGCGTGGGGCTTAAACCGATCGTCGCGATGGGCTTTCTCGTCTACGCCGTCTTCCCGATCATGCTGATCTCGGTGCCCGAGGGCGGGATCGGCGCGCTCACCACTGCGGGCGTGCTCGCGCTGCTGTTCGCGTTCTCCGGCCTGCGCTTTGCGGGGCTACCAGCGCACAAGGCGCTGATCGTCGGCCCGGCCGAGATGGGCGCTGGCGGGCGCGTCACTGGCTCGTACTACCTGCTCCGGAACCTGATCGTCATCCCCAGCGCCGCCCTCGGCGGCGTTCTCTGGGAGGGCATCTCGAACCCGTTCACGGGCGAGGAACTCATCACGGGCGATCCCGTCCTGGCGTTCTCCATCGCCACGGTCATCGGCCTCCTCGGGACGGCGTACTTCCTCCTCTTCGGGAAGGAGTTCGAGGCCTATAAGTAG
- a CDS encoding succinylglutamate desuccinylase/aspartoacylase family protein: protein MTTTLGTASASPGEIDTGRLEVGETRDGSPFSLPVAVVNGAEPGQTLYMQAASDGDELNGVGVLNHVVPQLDPAALSGTILLVGIVNYHAFQVAEHRNPIDDTKMNRTYPGNESGTSSERIAHETFQVARRADLILDLHQGSTSRMIDEVRIRCGKRHRLHDACLELAQAFGVECGHILDQKGPEGQLARAAPGEGIPTVDPELGGAVGWNESSIRKGVAGVFNVLRHYDFLEGDAEFTRQTRATGFEQYGAPAGGLVRFGPDLGDRVTAGETLFTITSPFGEPKATVTADTDGIFWRTRRLPQVATGEYVCSVGTDIDTITHA, encoded by the coding sequence ATGACGACGACGCTCGGGACGGCGAGCGCGTCACCCGGCGAGATCGACACGGGCAGACTCGAGGTCGGCGAAACTCGAGATGGGAGCCCGTTCAGTCTCCCGGTCGCCGTGGTCAACGGCGCCGAGCCGGGACAGACGCTCTACATGCAGGCGGCGAGCGACGGCGACGAGTTGAACGGCGTCGGCGTGCTCAACCACGTCGTTCCACAACTCGATCCGGCGGCACTGTCGGGGACGATTCTCCTCGTTGGAATCGTCAACTACCACGCCTTCCAGGTCGCCGAACACCGCAATCCGATCGACGACACGAAGATGAATCGAACCTACCCCGGCAACGAGTCGGGCACCTCGAGCGAACGGATCGCCCACGAGACGTTCCAGGTCGCCCGCCGGGCGGATCTGATCCTGGATCTCCACCAGGGATCGACCAGCCGGATGATCGACGAGGTACGTATCCGCTGTGGCAAACGCCACCGGCTCCACGATGCGTGTCTCGAACTCGCCCAGGCGTTCGGCGTCGAGTGTGGACACATCCTCGACCAGAAAGGGCCGGAGGGTCAGCTCGCTCGGGCGGCACCAGGCGAGGGAATCCCGACGGTCGACCCCGAACTCGGCGGCGCAGTCGGCTGGAACGAATCGAGCATCCGGAAGGGCGTCGCTGGCGTCTTCAACGTCCTTCGTCATTACGACTTCCTCGAGGGTGACGCCGAGTTCACCAGGCAGACGCGGGCAACCGGGTTCGAGCAGTACGGAGCGCCGGCGGGCGGCCTCGTCCGATTTGGCCCCGACCTCGGCGACCGCGTCACGGCCGGTGAGACGCTCTTCACGATCACGTCCCCCTTCGGGGAGCCAAAAGCGACCGTCACGGCCGACACCGACGGAATCTTCTGGCGCACACGACGACTACCGCAGGTGGCGACCGGCGAGTACGTCTGCTCGGTCGGCACCGATATCGACACGATTACTCATGCCTAG
- a CDS encoding pyridoxal-phosphate dependent enzyme, translating to MPSDLYCPDCGTEYAAGPDEPWRCTCGHALEFVARPHPEGNPLPLSRLDTSEGLWTFFEFLPIEKHVTFHEGFTPLVDAPEWDAQFKLEYVFPTGSFKDRGATTTLSRAVELGVEKVIEDSSGNAGASIAAYAAKAGIEADIYVPADVKQSKLMAIQRVGARPVRVEGSREDVTAACLEAVGDGEGWYASHAWNPAFFAGTMTFAFEIAAQRNWTVPDAVVLPIGHGTLFLGAYRGFKLLLDAGIVDRMPRLLGGQAAGYAPIVAALGGETTDADGERTDIADGIQIAEPARGTQILEAIEDTDGDAIALGSNVLETTLDTLHRHGYYVEPTCAAAPAALRRYREAGVIDEDDDVVVPLTGSGLKTM from the coding sequence ATGCCTAGCGACCTCTACTGCCCTGACTGTGGAACCGAGTACGCGGCCGGCCCTGACGAACCCTGGCGATGTACCTGCGGACACGCCCTCGAGTTCGTCGCCCGCCCCCATCCCGAGGGGAACCCGCTCCCGCTGTCCCGACTCGACACCTCCGAAGGGCTGTGGACGTTCTTCGAGTTCCTCCCGATCGAAAAACACGTCACGTTCCACGAAGGGTTCACCCCGCTCGTGGATGCCCCCGAGTGGGACGCCCAGTTCAAACTCGAGTACGTCTTCCCGACGGGCTCGTTCAAGGATCGCGGGGCGACGACCACCCTGTCCCGAGCCGTGGAACTCGGCGTCGAGAAGGTGATCGAGGACTCCTCAGGCAACGCCGGTGCGTCGATCGCCGCCTACGCGGCGAAGGCCGGGATCGAGGCGGACATCTACGTGCCTGCGGACGTCAAACAGTCGAAGTTGATGGCAATCCAGCGCGTCGGTGCCAGGCCAGTCCGGGTCGAGGGAAGCCGCGAGGACGTCACCGCCGCGTGTCTCGAGGCCGTCGGGGACGGCGAGGGCTGGTATGCATCCCACGCCTGGAATCCGGCGTTTTTTGCGGGGACGATGACGTTCGCGTTCGAAATCGCTGCCCAGCGCAACTGGACGGTACCCGACGCTGTCGTCCTCCCAATCGGCCACGGGACGCTCTTTCTGGGCGCTTACCGCGGATTCAAGCTCCTCCTCGACGCCGGTATCGTCGACCGGATGCCCCGCTTGCTCGGTGGCCAGGCCGCCGGCTACGCCCCCATCGTCGCCGCGCTCGGCGGCGAGACGACCGATGCCGACGGCGAACGAACCGACATCGCCGACGGCATTCAGATCGCCGAACCTGCTCGTGGCACCCAGATCCTCGAGGCCATCGAGGACACCGACGGCGACGCTATCGCCCTCGGGAGCAACGTGCTCGAGACGACGCTCGACACCCTCCACCGGCACGGATACTACGTCGAACCGACGTGTGCGGCGGCTCCGGCGGCCCTTCGACGGTATCGGGAGGCCGGCGTCATCGACGAGGACGACGACGTCGTCGTCCCGCTCACGGGGAGCGGACTGAAGACGATGTAG